The Microbispora sp. ZYX-F-249 genome window below encodes:
- a CDS encoding DedA family protein — MTQGLHQFMAMASPWAYLVVGLMACAETAALVGLVVPGELTLLMAGFLAFTGHVNLPLTMAVAGVGAVAGDSISYRVGRRLGPRVRDSRLGRRVSAERWDRTENYLRRRGGWAVLFGRWVGLLRALIPLLAGMGRLPYARFLAFEVPGGLAWGAGTVGLGYAAGGSYGLVEQISQRAGLLAVAGVAVLAAVGLGVHRLTRPRPPVTGQPGHARSTPSGRR, encoded by the coding sequence ATGACACAGGGGCTGCACCAGTTCATGGCGATGGCGAGTCCGTGGGCCTACCTGGTGGTCGGGCTGATGGCCTGCGCGGAGACGGCGGCACTCGTCGGGCTCGTGGTGCCGGGCGAGCTCACGTTGCTGATGGCCGGCTTCCTCGCCTTCACGGGCCACGTGAACCTGCCGCTCACGATGGCCGTGGCCGGCGTGGGCGCGGTCGCGGGGGATTCGATCAGTTACCGGGTCGGCCGGCGGCTGGGGCCGCGCGTGCGCGACAGCCGGCTCGGCCGCCGGGTGAGCGCGGAGCGCTGGGACCGCACCGAGAACTACCTGCGGCGGCGCGGCGGGTGGGCCGTCCTGTTCGGCCGCTGGGTCGGTCTGCTGCGCGCCCTGATCCCCTTGCTGGCCGGCATGGGACGCCTGCCGTACGCCAGATTCCTCGCCTTCGAGGTGCCCGGCGGCCTGGCCTGGGGGGCCGGCACCGTGGGGCTCGGGTACGCCGCGGGAGGCTCCTACGGGCTGGTGGAGCAGATCTCCCAGCGGGCCGGTCTCCTGGCGGTGGCCGGGGTGGCCGTCCTGGCCGCCGTCGGCCTGGGCGTGCACCGGTTGACTCGGCCGCGCCCGCCGGTCACGGGCCAGCCGGGACATGCGAGGAGCACACCCTCCGGCCGCCGGTGA
- a CDS encoding class I SAM-dependent methyltransferase, producing the protein MNHRSLQETREFFAAKAATWEEKYPDDGPAFAAAIAEMALPAGGLAVDAGCGTARAFPALRDAVGAAGRVVGVDVTPEMILSARARGRGDYGRLLVADVGRLPLRDGVADGVLASGLISHVLRPAAVLSELARVTRPGGMLALFHPVGRAVLAARRGRTLTSDDVRARHNLRPLLDETGWTLVDYHDTDERYLALARR; encoded by the coding sequence ATGAACCACAGATCTCTTCAGGAGACCAGGGAGTTCTTCGCCGCGAAGGCGGCCACCTGGGAGGAGAAGTATCCCGACGACGGCCCGGCCTTCGCCGCCGCGATCGCCGAGATGGCGCTGCCGGCCGGGGGGCTGGCCGTCGACGCCGGCTGTGGAACCGCCCGCGCTTTTCCTGCGCTGCGGGACGCGGTCGGAGCAGCGGGGCGCGTGGTGGGCGTGGACGTCACCCCGGAGATGATCCTGTCGGCCCGCGCACGGGGGCGGGGCGACTACGGCCGGCTGCTGGTCGCGGACGTCGGGCGGCTTCCGCTCCGCGACGGCGTGGCCGACGGCGTGCTGGCGTCCGGGCTGATCTCCCATGTCCTCCGGCCGGCTGCCGTGCTGTCCGAACTGGCCCGGGTGACCCGGCCGGGCGGGATGCTGGCGCTGTTCCACCCCGTGGGCCGGGCGGTGCTCGCGGCACGGCGCGGCCGCACCCTGACCTCCGACGACGTACGGGCCCGGCACAACCTGCGTCCCCTGCTGGACGAGACCGGATGGACCCTGGTCGATTACCACGACACCGACGAGCGCTATCTGGCGCTGGCTCGCAGATGA